Part of the Drosophila biarmipes strain raj3 unplaced genomic scaffold, RU_DBia_V1.1 ptg000017l, whole genome shotgun sequence genome is shown below.
TACTAAGGAGCGTGAACTCCTAGCAATTGTATGGGCCTAAGCAAAGCTTCGTCAATACATTTACGAAGCAAGAAAAAACAATATCTACACAGACCACCAACCTCTGACCTTTGCAGTTTCCGAGGGTAACCCCAATGCAAAGATAAACCGTTGGAAAGCTTGCATCGACGAGACCGGCGCCCGATTATTCTACAAACCCGGGAAAGAAAACCACGTAGCTGATGCATTGTCACGGCAAAACGTGAATTCCCTTGTAGACAACACTCCAAGCTCTGATGTCGCTACGATACATAGCGAAGCTTCCGCCACTTACACCATCGAGACCACCGATAAGCCAATAAATTGCTTTAGGAATCAGATCGTGATTGAGGAGGTAAGTTACTCTTTAACTAGGAGATTCATATTGTTTCGAGAAAAAACTCGGCATACTCTTCATTTTATTGACAGGGAATCCTTATTTAGGGAAATTAAGGTTGCAGTTAACCCCAAAGTGGTCAACGCGATCCATTGCGACCTCCACACCCTCGCCCAGATTCAAGATGAACTGGTTCGAACATTCCCAGCAACGAAATTCCAACATTGTAGGAAGATAGTCGCCGACATCTTCGACGTCAATGAGAGAAGGGAAATCTTGACGGATGAACATAATCGCGCCCACAGGGCTGCACAAGAGACTATTATTTCCCCAAAATGACAAAGCTCGCGAACGAGATAACATTGAATTGTAAGGTGTGTCGTAGAGCCAAATACGACAGACACCCAAAGAAACAGGAACTAGGCGAAACGCCAATCCCTTCACATACGGGGGAGATGTTACACATAGACATTTTTTCCCCTGATAAGAAATTCTTCCTCACTTGCGTCGACAGCCCATCCCGGCGAGAACCATTGAAGAACTGAAGCCAGCAATTCTTCAATTGATGAATTTCTTCCCAAAGGCTAAGACAATCTACTGTGACAATGAGCCCTCATTGAACTCACAGACAATCTCAACAATGCTGACCAACAGTTTTGGAGTCAACATTGCGAATGCTCCACCGTTGCACAGTGTCTCGAATGGGCCGGTAGAGCGATTTCATAGTACCTTGCTAGAGCTTACTAGGTGTCTAAAAATCGACAGGAAAATAAGTGACACAGTAGAAGTCATTTTGTTGGAGGCAACGGAGTACAATAAGTCAATACACTTTGTTACCAACAGAAGGCCGGTCGATGTAGTTCAGGCGCGTTCAGACGAACCGCAAGATCAGATCCAAAGCAAAATAAGAAACGCTCAAAACGCGCTAGGGAGAGAATGCGTCGCGGCAGAATAGAGTCTTTGAAGTTGGCGAGAAAGTATTAGTTAAGTCCAACAGAAGGCTGGGAAACAAGCTGACGCCATTGTGCGAAGAAAGAGCGGTAGAAGCGGACCTGGGGACCACGGTCCTAATtaaggggagggtggtccataAAGACAACATAAAATGACCCCCTTTCTTCTCCCTTTTTTTTAGCCACTAGGCATTTATATTTGCCACTAGGCCTCTACTTTTTTGGCCACTTGGCACGCTAGTATTAGTTAGTAATAGTTTTGTCAGCCACTAGGCGCATTTATGTTTAGCCACCTTGGCATAAGTTTCTTTCAATCTTCCATTTGGGGCTGGGTAACCTCtcttagaaaaaaaaaaaaactaaagtaaaaataaaacacacatTTCACCCTACAGGTTTGAAATCATACTTGTCTTTTCTTTGTCGCTGGCTTCGGCGCACATCACAGACTACTCGCACGCCAAGTACATCCCCATCATAGATGGGCAAGTCCTGGTTTGGGAAGAGTATGCTTATGTAAAACATTCCGCGAACCTGTCGGAGTACGAACGAGTTGTAGAAGAGACAGTCAAGCTCATGGACGTTTTTCCACAGTCTCACATGAAGAAGCTCCTGGTCGTAGATACGGTGCATCTGCAGGACTTGCTAGAGGCCTTGGGTACGCACCACACTTCGCGAGAAGCATAGACTTCCTAGGGTCCATACTAAGGGTTGTGGCAGGTACACCTGATGCAGGTGATTTAGAAAGGACTTGGTTCACAGAGATGCAACTGATAAATTCCAACAATagacaaatacaaataaatactaGAGTTCAGgacaaaattaataaactaaccaaattttaaaagtaactCAAAATTCACAAATCGACACAAGTCACCTGTATGAAACTTTGTTGGCTAGAAATAGAATGTTGTCAATGGAGttgcaaaatttaatgttggctaTTTCACTTGCGAAAGCTAACATAGTTAACCCTAACATTTTAGATCACGCAGACTTAAAATCAATTTGGTTAGAGGAACCCACCAACACCCCGATAGGTGACCTTATGTCTGTCTCGTCCGTAAAAGTTCTTCAGTCCCCTAACTCATTGCACCCCAAAGTCAAATTTTCCTGTagaaaaataactatttacCCTGTCGCCCtgttaataaataatcattaaaataaaactccgCCTTTTAATTATACGAAAAGTTTCTAAATTTCAGGCGAAAAAGTCATCGActattttattgatataaatcaaattaaataatttacataTGTATACCTTTTCAAGTGGGACACGCTTCCTTCCgtctgttacatactttttccCAAATTACTCTATGAGTATGGTCTGCCCAATACATACATACGTTGCTAAATATGTAGATCAAAAAGTGTTTAAGTTTAAATTGTTAAGCATTTAAGTTTCAAGCAAAAAGtgtttatttaagtttaaattgTTAAGCATTTAAGTTTCAAGCAAAAGTATTGATAAAGATGCCATCATTCTTAGTTACTTTAATTTAGAGAAAAGGTTGTGAGCAACGCAATGATCTAATTCAGCAACGTAGTCAAATAATTCCTCCATGCATGTTTCTGTCGTCTTGGATCGCCCATTCACTCGATCATTGCATTCTTGGTATTTATTGTACAAGGATTCAATATGGCCTTTAGATTGACATTTTTCCTGTTGTGTAAAACCATGTAATGTTTTTCGCATAAAgcaatttatatttcttactCTTAGAGCTGCTTGAGGGTCCACTAACTCTTCTCCGTCGTCGGCTCTAAGAACGGGAAGTGAGAACCAGTTTCGAAAGGCCATTATTAAAGCTGTAATCAAAACTTATTCGTATCcgttaaataattaaataacacAATATCAATAAAggacaaaataaaacaattgaaggtaaaattatgtttttaaataattatgtatatataaccTTTAATTATATGACTGTGATGCAAtcacaattaaatttattgaacgaCTGATTTGCAAAGTTACCAgactaatatttaaatttccctTGTAACACCCTATTTCCATAGAACGATGTGGAGCGTTCACAAAAATAGTTATGTAGCTAAGTTTGGCTTGCTTAAGTCTCGTGAGCTAGCCATAGCAGTGAACGAGAGGCAATAGGTGGTTAACTTTTTTCGTTGGTAGCGCAGTACACAAATGTAAggaaataccagaaaaaaaGCAAGTTTAACGAGTGAATTTCAAGACACTCCGTTAGCCGCGGtctaaagaaaaagaaatttaattttcggcTTTGCTCGAGCAGAAGTTTGGaaaccaaaatttaaaaatgaaaggaCAAATACAAAACGCCGCTTGACAGTAAGGCCATCCTACATGCATTGCGTGTGAACTTTGAAAACATATGTAACACTACAAAAAATTCTGAAAGTGATGCACTGAAGATGACCTTGTCCAAGAGAATTTTGGTAACGTTGTTCTTATACAACTTATATATTTAGCAGAAGCCACAATTACAGGTTCTCCGAAagttttttaatggaaaatcgCTGAAATCCACCACCACTAGTTATATCGCAGCCCTAGCATGCAATCCTTTAGGCAATTGTATGGGGACCATTTTGGGCATTTTTGACTATCTTTTTTTAAGCAACAATTATCttgtataaataatttccattttgGTTCAAAAGACTAAAGGGCCAGtcatttggaaaaaaaatgtcttctCAAATTGAAAGCAATTGATAAGTGGCAATCCGTTCAAAGTCGTGCGTTCCCACTCTTTGGTGAGGCAAGTTGTATCCACTTTCTACCGTTTCTTTCTAGCACgcgtatttttataccctttcagcaaaagggtatactagattcgtcggaaggTATTTAACATgcaaaaggaagcgtttccgaccctataaagtatatatattcttgatcaggatcacaagccaagtcgatctagcgAAAGACTGGAGCGCCTGCATCTTTAatgctaaaaacaaaattttaactgaaatgtattgttcTCGTCAATATCTATtgcctgccacgcccacactgTAGCCCAAAAAACGCCCAAAACTGTGCCGGCCACAATTTTCatattacaaaattttttccccgaaaTGTATTAGTCTtattaatacctatcgattgacctaaaaaaaattttgacaTATATATGGCCACAATGcgtaaatctgtctgccgcctaCATTACCATTAATTACGCATAGGTGGCGCTATACAATATCTCTTTGCTGCTTAAATATCTCCTTTTATCCTTCGCTCCCTTAAgcagagtaacgggtatctgaaagtcgaggcactcgactatagggTTCTACCTTGTTtatggtataaaaaaataaataaaaaaagctcCATTACCAATATGCCAACATGGGTCTTGAGGGGGTGGTGCAATTGTTCCGCTGTTGCTATAGTCGTCAAGCATGCTGGCAATGGCTCCAATGGCCTTTATTTCTCTCTATAGGAGCCAGCGAGTACTCCAGCTTCGAATTAGCTGCCAAATAGCTGTTGGTGGTCAAGAGTAGTGGTTCCCCAATGGTTCAATTGTAATATTACAACGACATGCTAGATGTCCATGTAGGGGGCGAAGTCACACTGGTTATGCTCCTTCTCAATGTgcttttaaatttggattaTTTCCATGTAGTGTAGGCGGCCTTTTTAACCTACACTGACCTCCTGAAACCGTGTTAGGCgttgtttttgtgtttctctttccattttttaatttttatttccatatcGCTGCTCCACGAGCACAGCTAAATAGTGCTAATAAGCGGAAtcaaaaattggaaaattgaagaaaaaatacaaaacttgATCAACCGGAAGCAATACCACATCAGGGCGAATCCGCAGAATAGTGGCAGTCCTGGAGATAGTTCTATCGAGAATCCCATTAGAAGGAGCAATACCACAGGGATTTTCGCTACCTAAAGTAAGTTCTGGCCATAAAAGTTTTGGTTCCGTtataattcataattttttagCGGAAACACCAATACTTCGATCTCCGCCGTGTTCACCATTGGTAGAACACTAGACTCCATCACCACCAGCTACCTACCAGCCAATGTGAAGCTGGAGGACTTCTTTAaaggaatattattattacacccCCTGAGGGACACATGAATAAGCCATTACTAGCCTATGCCAGGATGCTGGTCTTTCTGCGGTATTAGCGGTACAACTCCTCCAAGGCCCAGGCTGACATATTAGAGATGGAGAAGCATTCGCGACACTagaataaaatacttattaaacaaaaaaaattcatttccatttattgTTATTCCTCTATGCACCAACAGACTTTTTTTTCGCGGCTTGGTAGTGAGATCATGCTACTTGGTTTGCGGCTGAAATGCTTTAATGCATACCCTCTGTCTGAACAGATTACAAAAGTCCATCCATTGCAATCGGAAGGGGCTATAAGAGATGGCTGGATAATACTCTGTTGGAAAGGGCTATAAATACATTCATAAAATTATCGATGTAATTTTATGTGGTAAAAATCAACTTGTCGATATTCGTGGTAAGCTTATGCACATTTACTTTGATTTTTGCCAGAAAAAATGTACTATTGACAATTTGTTAAAAGCAATAAAGAAGTTTTTCCAGAACTCCGTTATGAAAAGCTTCATAAATAAACCACGAAtgatatttaatgtttttgttaCGTACATGCTTTCGTcaccaaaatttaataaattttaaaatgtccGATAGACTTACGCAGTTACAAGACACTGTTAATCAGGTAATtccacaaatatttataagtaaCTGCAATATGTCAACGTTTAAATGTTCATTGCAGCAAGCAGAGCACTTTTGCAACGCGATTGGCGTTATTCAGCAAACATCTTTTCCTAGTAAATTTACAAATTTCGACCGCACTGGATCTCAAACTCCCAACCCATCTCAGCCGCAAGAGGACTATGCCCAGCTATTTGCCCAGTTAATTGCTCGATGTGCCAAAGATATTGACACATTAATAGAGTCATTACCAAATGAAGACAGTTCCATTGAACTGCAAAATTCTAGCCTCAAGAAACTTGAGATTGAAAATCAAGAAACTGCACAAGAACTTGAAGAAGTGGTACAAAAGGGCGAGCTATTGCTTGAAAAAATGCAGTCTGCATTGGAGAACATTGCTCAAGCCCAATTAGATATGCAAATAACtcttaaaacaaattaaaaatttccgcCAAAGTTAAAAATTCCCtgcttttatttaataatcttgctacaaaataaataagagtaccgaaataatataaaaaagaggCATCATACGAATAACTCATTATTATTACGTCGCTTTGGTTCAGTGGTCTACTTAATGAATACacattctatattttttacatttggcacgcaaaataaaatcaaaaaaactCAGCAATGGCATATTGAATTGCAGCGTGCCAAATGTAAAATtatagaaagtgtatttatttagtagatcatatattacattttcgcaGAAGTtaatatcagaacttttgattGTTGAAGGTGCGGTCGTCACTTCAGGTCAGGTTAAAAACCTCGTTaagttgtttttcttttatatttaaacaaatcattttAGATAAGTGTACACATTTACATAGTCTTTCGAAAAACCTTTCTAAAGACGTATAGCACATACTTAGCTATTTATACCGTTTTCTTGCCACTAGATAGTTTTTTgaaaagtggtagaactaatgtttcttatattgagctgtttagaattcgtctagaattttcaagactctaaaataacgttaataaaaagataaaattttcaatttgagagTACCCCTAAAATCTTGTCTAGCGTATTTCTTTTGAACGGAGCATCCGGTTTTCACAGTTGAGGGGTTATACGACGCGTATTTGGATTGAGAATACATCTAGGTTGATAACGGGAGGTAATTATCCCCACTGGCCCCAACAGATCAAATTATCcgaattttaacttttacactttgaccactttttctcccaccccagttgattttttaaagtcttCGTGTATCACTCGAAAAATCGGATGATAACTgtaaattttcatttcttcgtgtatatatagtagtcgccttgcgcgcttcgtcactacgtggcCGTACACAGtgataatattgggaatatctcactttttatttttaagactttcgaaatcattttaataaaaatcgaataaaACATATAGCTGTGAAATAAACGGCCAgagaaataaagaaacatttcttttaatacaactgaagctagcaaaaatctttaaaatagtGTTACTaatgttgaatttttttataactacaatggtatataatttttggcttgccgaagttagcTTCTTTTCTTGTTGTCCATGGACTCGACACATTGTTCAATTAATCGGCACTGCAATGACTCTCGAAAGCCAACGCGATATGAAACGGCTGGGTCGCGCCCAGATATTAGCTGCAGTTTTATTCATCCATTACTAGTCGAAATATTTCTATCAGCTATTTTTGTACTCTTTCATCACTGTTAAGCTGTTTAAGCTGTTAAaagcaaattgaattgaaaaaactAAACATTTGTCATTACGCAgttttttatcaaaagcaCAG
Proteins encoded:
- the LOC108036864 gene encoding cytochrome b-c1 complex subunit 6, mitochondrial encodes the protein MAFRNWFSLPVLRADDGEELVDPQAALREKCQSKGHIESLYNKYQECNDRVNGRSKTTETCMEELFDYVAELDHCVAHNLFSKLK
- the LOC108036865 gene encoding mediator of RNA polymerase II transcription subunit 21, which codes for MFLLRTCFRHQNLINFKMSDRLTQLQDTVNQQAEHFCNAIGVIQQTSFPSKFTNFDRTGSQTPNPSQPQEDYAQLFAQLIARCAKDIDTLIESLPNEDSSIELQNSSLKKLEIENQETAQELEEVVQKGELLLEKMQSALENIAQAQLDMQITLKTN